The DNA region AGTAGTATATCATCAGATATTATAGATTTCAATAGTTTGGGCAAAAGTTTTTTGAAAAATTTTTTTGGCTTATTTTACCGCCCTTTTCCCTCAACTTTCTTTACGCCTATTATATAGAAGAAAGATACTTTTGAGTGACTGGATTTCCGCTTCATTTAGTTGGCGATAACCCCCTTCCGCTAGGCCGTCAATTCTTAAATCGCCAATTGCTTGTCGGTATAAGTCTGTGACTTTTACTCCGCAAGCAAGGAACATTTTCTTCACTTGGTGGCGCCGTCCCTCTGAAATAGTGACTAAACCAGTTGAGGATTGCGGGCTTGCCGAAATGATTTCAAGCCTTGCTGCTTTACAGATCGTGCCATCCTGAAAAATGACACCAGCTTGAAATTGTGCGACCATTTTGCCATCAATAAGGCCATTCACGTTGACGCGGTAAGTTTTTGGAATATCAAATTTGGGTTGTTGGAAGATGTAATGGAGCTGGCCATTGTTGGTGACGAAGACGAGTCCATGGGCATCACGGTCCAGACGGCCGGTAATTGCTAAATCGCCGGGATTATCTGCTGGTTGAATCAGGTCAATGACCGTTGGGTGGGTCTGGTCTTTATTGGCTGACAGGTAGCCTTTGGGTTTATGGACCAAGTAATAGGTATGGCCAAAATGGCGATCAATTACTACTTGGTCGACGGTAATCTCTTGCCAGCTGGGGTCCACAACGGTGGCGAATTCTGTGACAACTTGGCGGTCAACGGTGACATAGCCACCTTTCAATAGCCGTTTGCATTCTTTTCGAGTAACTTGCCCAGCATCCATAATCAATTGTCCAAGTAACATGCCATCCCTCCTTCACTCCAGTTTACTTGTTTCTACCATTATAAACATTTTTGGGAAATGTGTCTTAAGTTT from Aerococcus urinaeequi includes:
- a CDS encoding pseudouridine synthase, translating into MLLGQLIMDAGQVTRKECKRLLKGGYVTVDRQVVTEFATVVDPSWQEITVDQVVIDRHFGHTYYLVHKPKGYLSANKDQTHPTVIDLIQPADNPGDLAITGRLDRDAHGLVFVTNNGQLHYIFQQPKFDIPKTYRVNVNGLIDGKMVAQFQAGVIFQDGTICKAARLEIISASPQSSTGLVTISEGRRHQVKKMFLACGVKVTDLYRQAIGDLRIDGLAEGGYRQLNEAEIQSLKSIFLLYNRRKES